One Chanodichthys erythropterus isolate Z2021 chromosome 22, ASM2448905v1, whole genome shotgun sequence DNA window includes the following coding sequences:
- the frmd7 gene encoding FERM domain-containing protein 7, protein MSGSQEESLTKGTKSHHGVRKTVSVHEGDMSCRRKQPDLFTSENTGKPQKDSLFALRVVFLDDSEHVFEMEQRVLGKDFFNAVCGHLKLVEKEYFGLEFRHHCGSFVWLELLKPLAKQIKRRNGVTFRFIVKFFPPDPGQLQRELTRYLFALQIKQDLSNGSLTCNDNSAALLVSYLLQAEIGDYVEELDKQHLENKRYIPNQECLHRKITRFHKRHRGQSPAQADSQLLEVARKLDMYGIRPHAASDGEDMRINLAVTHSGVLVFQGNTKINSFSWANIRKLSFKRKHFLIKLHAPIVASCKDTVEFAMASRDVCKAFWKMCVEYHAFFRLSEEPKGKQKSLLYSRGSCFRYSGRTQKQLLDFAKKSEKNLPFKRRYGKDRQCRSSPDLLTDVSKQAYEQSCGFPHAGCAPGGKRSQSAVEVLVSSEFEDSQASSLQPFHSEADAGPDVQQVHRSDRRARCRCCASQRERPNRRQLVLLYPNHPHTCLHLHPVPLVPVCPLSASFALDHSCAPVLLPCCSHTAHQQSPMCFLDDAVRSSSFSGSSYGSPALINWQQYSGVGWSTVLGAAPGFYLAGSFGDRDCKDFDREELGHFSDDCSYQTGLPRRSYSQSDMKMLCEPAEFRPLGHYPHLSRRQGLSRPTYLPLHSSLLPERPTEGSRSELSHSDSDSDAVCSSYCPGLSRLVRSGPLARMRISSGSLQLDEEEHLSSNEEGTASASAVKAKHKS, encoded by the exons ATGTCTGGCTCTCAGGAGGAGTCGCT GACCAAAGGCACAAAATCACATCATGGCGTCAGAAAAAC GGTGTCAGTTCATGAGGGCGACATGAGCTGCAGAAGAAAACAACCTGATCTCTTCACCTCGGAAAACACAGGAAAGCCACAGAAAGACAGTTTGTTCGCTCTTCGAGTCGTCTTTCTGGATGATAGCGAGCATGTTTTTGAGATGGAG caaAGGGTGCTGGGAAAGGATTTCTTCAACGCAGTATGTGGACACCTTAAACTTGTGGAAAAGGAATACTTTGGGCTGGAATTTCGACATCATTGTGGCAGTTTT GTTTGGCTGGAACTGCTTAAACCTCTTgcaaaacaaattaaaa GAAGAAATGGTGTGACCTTCCGCTTCATAGTGAAGTTTTTCCCACCAGACCCAGGACAGCTGCAGAGAGAGCTAACCAg GTATCTGTTCGCACTGCAGATCAAACAGGATCTGTCCAACGGCAGTCTGACCTGTAACGATAACAGTGCTGCTTTACTGGTTTCCTATCTTCTGCAGG CAGAGATCGGGGACTATGTAGAAGAGCTGGACAAGCAGCATTTGGAAAACAAGAGGTACATCCCAAACCAGGAGTGCCTCCACAGAAAGATCACACGCTTCCATAAGAGACACAG AGGTCAATCCCCAGCTCAAGCGGACAGTCAGCTGCTCGAGGTCGCCCGAAAACTGGACATGTACGGCATCCGACCTCACGCAGCCAGCGATGGAGAAGACATGAGGATCAATCTGGCTGTCACTCACTCTGGAGTGCTGGTTTTCCAg GGAAATACCAAAATAAACTCTTTCAGCTGGGCCAATATTCGTAAGCTCAGCTTCAAGAGGAAACACTTTTTGATAAAACTTCATGCACCGATTGTG GCGTCCTGTAAGGACACTGTAGAATTTGCCATGGCCAGTCGTGACGTTTGTAAGGCCTTCTGGAAGATGTGTGTGGAGTACCATGCCTTCTTCCGTCTGTCTGAGGAACCGAAGGGCAAACAGAAATCGCTCCTCTACAGCAGGGGATCTTGCTTTAGATACAG TGGAAGAACTCAAAAGCAGCTGTTGGACTTTGCGAAGAAATCTGAGAAGAACTTACCTTTTAAGAG AAGGTACGGTAAAGACAGACAATGCAGATCCTCGCCTGACCTGTTGACTGATGTTTCCAAGCAg GCATACGAGCAGTCGTGTGGTTTTCCTCATGCGGGCTGCGCTCCGGGCGGGAAGCGGAGTCAGTCGGCCGTGGAGGTTCTTGTCTCGTCCGAGTTCGAGGATTCCCAGGCGTCTTCCCTTCAGCCCTTCCACTCGGAGGCAGACGCAGGGCCCGATGTACAGCAGGTGCACAGGAGCGACCGGAGAGCCCGGTGCAGATGCTGCGCTTCACAGCGCGAACGTCCCAACAGACGGCAACTGGTGCTGCTTTACCCAAACCACCCTCACACCTGCCTGCACCTTCATCCGGTACCTCTGGTGCCGGTGTGTCCGCTGAGTGCTTCGTTTGCTCTGGATCACTCTTGTGCTCCAGTCCTGCTGCCGTGCTGCAGTCACACCGCTCATCAGCAATCGCCCATGTGCTTTCTAGACGACGCTGTGCGCTCTTCCAGCTTCTCCGGATCCTCGTATGGCTCCCCGGCCCTTATAAACTGGCAGCAGTATTCTGGCGTCGGTTGGTCTACGGTGCTCGGAGCAGCGCCAGGCTTTTACTTAGCGGGTAGCTTTGGAGACAGAGATTGCAAAGACTTTGACAGGGAAGAGTTAGGCCACTTCAGTGACGACTGCAGCTACCAAACGGGACTTCCTCGCCGCTCGTACAGCCAGTCTGACATGAAGATGTTATGTGAGCCTGCCGAGTTTCGCCCACTGGGTCACTATCCTCACCTTTCTCGACGGCAAGGCCTCTCACGGCCTACGTACCTGCCGCTGCACTCGTCTCTCCTGCCGGAGCGACCGACAGAAGGAAGCCGGTCAGAACTGAGTCACAGTGACTCAGACTCGGATGCCGTGTGTTCGTCCTACTGCCCCGGTCTCAGCCGACTGGTGCGGTCTGGGCCTCTGGCACGCATGCGCATTTCCTCCGGTAGCTTACAGTTGGATGAAGAGGAACATTTGTCTAGTAATGAAGAAGGTACAGCCTCTGCATCAGCTGTCAAAGCTAAACACAAGTCCTGA